The Hydrogenobacter thermophilus TK-6 genome window below encodes:
- a CDS encoding ABC transporter ATP-binding protein, with protein MVLIELVDVKKRIRNEEILKGISLKVYAGEFLSIIGASGSGKSSLLYIMGLLDFPTEGKVFFKGQEIEGTKGKLISKIRNESIGFVFQFHYLLPEFTLLENVMIPMLKRGIDRQEAEEKARQLLQRLGLGKKEMRKIYQISGGEMQRVAIARALANDPEVILADEPTGNLDSKNTQMVMEIFQEINRAGTAIVMVTHELYLAERAHRIVEIRDGEVVSVKAS; from the coding sequence ATGGTGCTTATAGAGCTTGTTGATGTTAAAAAGCGCATAAGAAATGAAGAGATACTAAAGGGTATAAGTCTTAAGGTTTATGCTGGAGAGTTTCTTTCTATAATAGGTGCTTCCGGGTCGGGGAAAAGCTCCTTACTCTACATAATGGGGCTCTTGGACTTTCCTACGGAAGGCAAAGTGTTTTTCAAGGGGCAAGAGATAGAAGGCACAAAGGGAAAGCTCATCTCCAAGATAAGAAACGAGAGCATAGGTTTTGTTTTTCAATTTCATTACCTTCTTCCCGAGTTTACGCTTTTGGAAAATGTCATGATCCCCATGCTCAAAAGAGGCATAGACAGGCAAGAGGCTGAAGAGAAAGCTCGCCAGCTACTCCAAAGGCTGGGTCTTGGTAAAAAGGAAATGAGGAAGATATACCAAATATCAGGAGGAGAGATGCAAAGGGTTGCCATAGCAAGAGCCTTAGCCAATGACCCTGAGGTAATACTGGCGGATGAACCTACAGGCAATCTGGACAGCAAAAATACACAGATGGTTATGGAGATCTTTCAGGAAATAAACAGAGCTGGGACAGCAATAGTTATGGTTACCCACGAGCTTTACCTTGCGGAAAGAGCGCATAGAATAGTGGAGATAAGGGACGGAGAAGTAGTAAGCGTGAAAGCGAGCTGA
- a CDS encoding ABC transporter permease encodes MNYIIFIAYKLLLERKRQTLVSVSGVAIGVGALIVMSSLMFGFQNYFIQQVIDLEAHISIKPKEYADEERIVKMVQPNALWKVYSSKPKEEDKIIGWREILRDIEKREDVVGVAPHLVVRGILKYGTKEKPVTLIGIDPDMEPKASVIQRFLEYKRLESLKTNKDAVILGKLVAKDLGIRETGRKVILVLPNGQTYLLKVEDFFNSGITNIDNTRVYMHIRTLQALMDRVDEVNEIVIKVKDVNQAQKIALELQKSLKYDVESWQRAYINFLQIFKIQNLITYMIVFAILTVSAFGIFNIIMMTVLEKKKDIAILMAMGYTRRDILLLFLAQGFIIGFLGAVLGFLLGYGLQEYLSSVKLEVEGLIRTKGFILDRSPLYYLYAFVFSIFFSFMASFYPSYKASKLNPVDIFRSG; translated from the coding sequence ATGAATTACATTATCTTTATAGCCTACAAGCTTCTCCTTGAGAGGAAAAGGCAGACATTGGTGTCGGTAAGCGGTGTTGCCATAGGAGTTGGTGCACTAATAGTTATGAGTTCCCTTATGTTTGGCTTTCAAAACTACTTTATACAGCAGGTTATAGACTTGGAAGCGCACATAAGCATAAAACCAAAAGAGTATGCGGATGAGGAGAGAATAGTAAAGATGGTCCAGCCTAATGCGCTGTGGAAAGTCTACTCCAGCAAGCCCAAAGAAGAGGACAAAATAATAGGCTGGAGGGAAATACTCAGAGACATAGAAAAAAGGGAAGATGTGGTAGGAGTGGCTCCACACTTAGTGGTCAGAGGCATACTAAAATACGGAACCAAGGAAAAACCAGTTACGCTCATAGGCATAGACCCGGATATGGAACCAAAGGCGTCGGTTATACAGAGATTCCTTGAATACAAAAGGCTTGAAAGTCTAAAAACCAATAAGGATGCTGTAATATTGGGTAAGCTGGTGGCTAAGGACCTGGGAATAAGAGAAACTGGAAGGAAGGTGATTTTAGTGCTTCCCAACGGGCAAACCTATCTTCTTAAGGTGGAAGACTTCTTCAATTCGGGTATAACCAACATAGATAATACGAGGGTTTATATGCACATAAGAACCTTGCAGGCACTTATGGACAGAGTAGATGAGGTTAATGAAATAGTGATAAAAGTCAAAGATGTAAACCAGGCACAGAAAATAGCTTTGGAACTTCAGAAGAGCTTAAAGTATGATGTGGAAAGCTGGCAGAGGGCGTATATAAACTTTCTTCAAATATTCAAGATACAGAATCTCATAACTTACATGATAGTGTTTGCTATACTAACTGTCTCTGCCTTTGGCATCTTTAACATAATTATGATGACGGTTCTGGAAAAGAAAAAGGACATAGCCATACTCATGGCGATGGGATACACCAGAAGGGACATTCTCCTTTTGTTTCTTGCTCAGGGATTTATAATAGGCTTCTTGGGTGCGGTCTTAGGGTTCCTTCTGGGATATGGGCTTCAGGAGTACCTTTCTTCCGTAAAGCTTGAAGTGGAAGGTCTCATAAGGACTAAGGGTTTTATACTGGATAGAAGCCCCCTTTACTACCTGTATGCCTTTGTATTTTCCATATTCTTCTCTTTCATGGCAAGCTTTTATCCCTCTTATAAAGCAAGCAAGCTAAATCCTGTGGACATCTTTAGAAGTGGCTGA
- a CDS encoding efflux RND transporter periplasmic adaptor subunit, giving the protein MRRYIKYIGFLVVISLVVLWLAGVFSHRERTFEVEKKAKTVEGLKIGKVERAQEVQVGYVGNIVADHVAEISTRVAGKITSVRVKEGQAVKKGQILLTLDASDILAQASAVSEQVKQAEEAYKSAISNYEAVKKTYERYLSLLKENAITQQEFDQIKAQYDAAKAQVEQAKAGIRAAQFQRKAVVSNLDYTTIRAPFDGYVAHKKVDMGDLAGPGTVLLVIERPPYKLEVNLPEKYVGRIRVGDVYPVYIDALNKTVQGRVSEVSPSVDPITRTFRVKLSLESGDLKSGMYAKMLISEKLSVILVPESAIFRRFDFTGVWVVKPDNTLELRFVKLGEKRGNMVEVLSGLSGDERIVVDGIEKACDGCKVGG; this is encoded by the coding sequence ATGAGAAGATACATAAAATACATAGGCTTTTTGGTAGTTATCTCCCTTGTTGTGCTTTGGTTGGCGGGTGTTTTCAGCCACAGGGAAAGGACTTTTGAGGTGGAGAAAAAAGCAAAAACCGTAGAAGGTTTAAAGATAGGCAAGGTGGAAAGAGCTCAAGAAGTTCAGGTGGGTTATGTGGGCAACATAGTGGCGGACCATGTAGCTGAGATATCCACCAGAGTTGCAGGAAAGATTACAAGCGTGAGAGTAAAGGAGGGGCAGGCTGTAAAAAAGGGTCAGATTCTTCTTACTTTGGACGCTTCTGATATATTAGCCCAAGCCAGCGCTGTAAGTGAGCAGGTAAAGCAGGCGGAAGAAGCATACAAATCTGCAATTTCTAACTACGAGGCTGTGAAAAAGACTTATGAGAGGTACTTATCCCTTCTTAAGGAAAATGCCATAACTCAGCAGGAATTTGACCAGATAAAGGCTCAGTATGATGCTGCAAAGGCTCAGGTGGAGCAGGCAAAAGCTGGTATAAGAGCGGCTCAGTTCCAAAGGAAGGCAGTTGTTTCCAACTTGGATTACACAACAATTAGAGCGCCTTTTGACGGGTATGTGGCTCACAAAAAGGTGGATATGGGAGATCTCGCAGGTCCTGGCACTGTGCTTTTGGTTATAGAAAGACCCCCTTACAAGCTGGAGGTTAACCTGCCCGAGAAGTATGTGGGCAGGATAAGAGTGGGAGATGTTTACCCCGTTTACATAGATGCCTTAAACAAGACTGTGCAGGGAAGAGTCTCTGAAGTTTCTCCTTCAGTTGACCCTATAACCAGGACATTCCGAGTAAAGCTGAGTTTAGAATCAGGCGATTTGAAGAGTGGCATGTACGCCAAAATGCTCATATCGGAGAAGTTAAGCGTAATCTTGGTGCCAGAGAGCGCCATCTTTAGAAGGTTTGACTTCACTGGCGTGTGGGTAGTAAAACCTGACAACACTCTGGAGCTTCGCTTTGTAAAGCTTGGAGAGAAGAGGGGCAACATGGTGGAGGTGCTTTCGGGTCTTAGTGGCGATGAGAGGATAGTTGTAGATGGTATAGAAAAAGCTTGCGATGGGTGTAAGGTAGGAGGATAA
- a CDS encoding nucleotidyltransferase substrate binding protein, with protein MDKLLKQLGYFEKAVKRLMEALKLTQEKKHTKLYSLLRDSSIQGFEFTFEIFWKLVKTAKNSFRWLTTGT; from the coding sequence TTGGATAAGCTTTTAAAACAGTTAGGGTATTTTGAAAAGGCAGTAAAGAGATTAATGGAAGCGCTGAAGCTTACGCAAGAAAAGAAGCATACAAAACTCTACTCACTTCTGAGAGATTCCTCCATTCAGGGATTTGAATTTACCTTTGAAATATTCTGGAAGCTTGTTAAGACAGCAAAGAACTCCTTCAGATGGTTGACGACAGGAACTTAA
- a CDS encoding glycosyltransferase family 9 protein — protein sequence MILFYRRGGLGDTLLTFPVLELLKKRGERIFAVGNTDYLKIAKELGWVDEVHYQIPEREFSKVISISVDGNIKPFPDERRWIVEYYLKSLALDGNYSRVLNLPTLRDNPLMDKAVLHPSSGSMRKNPDIALFLRIEEYLRKHGYEVVYLVGEADEWIKGYVSRFVQMSDPLNMAKALKGAKLFVGNDSGVSHLASYVGLPSFIFYGPTDVVVWKPIGERVFQISLNLACSPCFPNTCKERDCLNKDRLFNSFVEAIKSLLPL from the coding sequence GTGATACTCTTTTACAGAAGAGGTGGGCTTGGTGATACACTGCTTACCTTTCCTGTGCTGGAACTGCTGAAAAAGAGGGGGGAGAGAATCTTTGCTGTAGGCAACACGGATTACCTCAAGATAGCCAAAGAATTGGGATGGGTTGATGAAGTGCACTACCAGATACCTGAGAGAGAGTTTAGCAAGGTGATAAGCATAAGCGTAGATGGTAATATAAAGCCCTTCCCAGATGAAAGAAGGTGGATAGTTGAATATTACCTTAAATCCCTTGCTCTGGATGGCAATTACTCTCGGGTGCTGAACCTTCCCACTCTTCGTGATAATCCCCTCATGGATAAAGCTGTTTTACACCCTTCAAGCGGTTCCATGCGGAAAAATCCAGACATAGCCCTTTTTTTGAGGATAGAAGAGTATCTTAGAAAGCACGGTTATGAGGTTGTATATCTTGTGGGAGAAGCTGACGAGTGGATAAAAGGGTATGTGTCAAGGTTTGTTCAGATGAGCGACCCTTTAAACATGGCAAAAGCCCTAAAGGGTGCAAAACTATTCGTTGGCAACGATAGCGGAGTGTCTCATCTGGCATCTTATGTAGGACTTCCCTCCTTTATCTTTTATGGACCTACAGATGTAGTAGTTTGGAAGCCAATAGGAGAAAGGGTTTTTCAGATAAGTCTAAATCTTGCCTGCTCTCCATGCTTTCCCAATACATGCAAAGAAAGAGACTGTTTAAACAAAGATAGGCTTTTTAACAGCTTTGTTGAAGCTATAAAAAGCCTTTTACCGCTTTAA
- a CDS encoding nucleotidyltransferase domain-containing protein — protein MGGHEQRFKKRGKKVKVYLFGSRVKGQNTPRSDLDLGFLSEEEIGYELFLLRELLEESNLPFSVDVVDLSRVGEEFRNLVLKEGKLWISF, from the coding sequence ATAGGAGGCCATGAACAGAGATTTAAGAAAAGAGGCAAGAAGGTAAAAGTTTACCTCTTTGGTTCAAGAGTAAAAGGACAAAATACGCCAAGAAGCGACCTTGACCTTGGGTTTCTTTCTGAGGAGGAAATAGGTTATGAACTTTTTCTTCTGAGGGAACTATTAGAGGAGTCAAACCTTCCTTTTTCTGTGGACGTTGTTGACCTGTCAAGAGTAGGGGAAGAGTTCAGGAATTTAGTTTTGAAGGAGGGCAAACTTTGGATAAGCTTTTAA
- a CDS encoding efflux RND transporter periplasmic adaptor subunit, with the protein MKRILFPIGVILTVSILLILFNRSNNVKVFTVEEKPIKKVIYASGYVKPRNYVVIRSEVSGYVKEIRVKEGDKVRKGEILAVMDAGPVEESLREAQERLRLSQERLREDSDYRRSLEKQVEITKRNMEQAQRYLFRRESLAQRGLIPREQYEEAKRSYENAKSEYEKALTTYRDSIKALESEERFLSASVERIKKELDKYYIKSPINGVVLNKYVEVGEYINHISQDNKLFSVGESDAKEIVLNVDEEYASSIKSGMKVYISLDVYPGRVFEGRLVLIEGEINKNKKTLEVKAVADLPPEVPANATVEANILVEDRKALVIPKSAYKNGFVYKYEKVRRVKVPVKVGEEVNGYLEVLEGLKKGDKVVVE; encoded by the coding sequence ATGAAGAGGATACTATTTCCCATAGGAGTTATACTCACAGTTAGCATCCTCCTGATATTATTTAACAGAAGCAACAATGTTAAGGTCTTCACAGTTGAGGAAAAACCTATAAAGAAGGTGATTTATGCCTCGGGATATGTAAAGCCAAGGAACTATGTGGTAATAAGATCAGAGGTATCTGGTTATGTCAAAGAGATAAGGGTCAAAGAGGGAGATAAGGTAAGGAAAGGAGAGATATTAGCTGTTATGGATGCAGGACCAGTTGAAGAATCCTTAAGGGAGGCACAAGAGAGGTTGAGGTTATCACAAGAGAGACTCAGGGAAGACTCAGACTACAGAAGGAGCCTTGAAAAGCAAGTGGAAATAACAAAGAGGAATATGGAACAAGCACAGAGATACCTTTTCAGAAGGGAAAGCCTTGCACAGAGGGGACTAATACCCAGAGAGCAGTACGAAGAGGCAAAAAGGTCTTACGAAAATGCCAAAAGTGAGTATGAGAAAGCACTGACAACATACAGAGATAGCATTAAAGCTCTTGAATCGGAGGAGAGGTTCCTTAGTGCGTCTGTAGAGAGAATAAAGAAAGAGCTGGACAAATACTACATAAAGAGCCCCATAAATGGTGTGGTGCTAAACAAGTATGTGGAGGTGGGAGAGTACATAAATCACATAAGTCAAGATAACAAACTCTTCAGCGTGGGAGAAAGTGATGCAAAAGAGATAGTGCTTAATGTAGATGAAGAGTACGCTTCTTCTATAAAAAGTGGTATGAAGGTTTATATCTCTCTTGATGTTTATCCCGGCAGAGTTTTTGAAGGTAGATTGGTGCTGATAGAGGGAGAGATTAACAAGAATAAAAAGACCCTTGAAGTAAAGGCTGTGGCTGATCTTCCCCCGGAAGTGCCTGCCAACGCCACAGTTGAGGCTAACATACTTGTAGAGGACAGAAAAGCTCTCGTTATACCCAAGTCGGCATACAAGAACGGCTTTGTATACAAGTACGAAAAAGTGAGAAGGGTCAAGGTTCCTGTCAAGGTGGGTGAGGAAGTCAACGGTTATCTTGAGGTTCTGGAAGGTTTGAAAAAGGGGGATAAGGTGGTAGTAGAATGA
- a CDS encoding efflux RND transporter permease subunit, whose product MYGLAGRLANYFIDSKLTPVLVLVSLALGLFAVITTPKEEEPQIVVPMIDIFISYPGATPEEVERRVVTPLEKKLWELKDIEYIYSASSEGGAVVTARFYVGTDPVKALVDLNTKMMSAMDLAPPGVMLPPLIKPKSIDDVPILTLTLWGKPYDWYSLRRIASTVENEIKKINNVADVFLVGGRSREIRVILDPAKMAAYRISPLYVAQVIKSANAQEVSGNLTQSNKVYQIRTGEFLKSKEDVENILISVVDGKPVYLRDVATVVDGPSEIKDYVLMGFGPKAEEKGIQGVKEGELYPAVTIAVSKRKGTNAVNVAQEVLKLVDHLKGNVIPKDVNITVTRNYGETAKEKADELLEHLFIATFSVILLIAVALGIREAAVVGVAVPITLAIALFLSEMYGFTLNRVTLFALIFAIGILVDDAIVVVENIHRWFELKLAKTPREAIVRATDEVGNPTVLATFTVIAALMPMAFVSGLMGPYMRPIPINASVAMFFSLLVAFIVTPWASYKFLKHEENHKKQEIDIKSTTFWKVYSKIMLPLIVSKPKRYAFYGFVLLLMGLSLSLFITKTVVVKMLPYDNKSELQIVLDMPEGTPIERTLEVAKAIGDYVSRQSIVTDYQIYVGTASPFNFNGLVRHYYLRQSSNMADIQINLINKHERIEQSHDFAKKIRPMVHKIAQQYGAKYVAVVEVPPGPPVLSPIVAEVYGPDLKEQERFAKEVLRVFEETPSITDAGIYLEKPAPMIRLVAKEDKLKLSGISKEELVLTLRALIGGYQVGLLQSTDTEHVPIVIRFDEKYRTLELLKNLKIPNREGKLIPLTELVEIKEDTRPVTIYHKNLRRVIYVIGDVAGREEAPFYGILDVRKKVLSLPNPYGSVKELWMSLPLIEDSIYVKWDGEMHITLEVFRDLGLAFGVALFAMYVLILGWFKDFKIPGVIMAPIPLTLVGIVPGHLLLGAFFTATSMIGFIALAGIIVRNSILLVDFAEERIKDGVPPHLAVVEAGVIRTRPILLTAVAVIVGAFVILFDPIFNGLAISLIFGTIGSTTLTLVLIPIMYYASKVKKLAVVPSPEEVQKDILR is encoded by the coding sequence ATGTATGGGCTTGCGGGAAGACTGGCCAACTACTTTATAGACTCCAAGCTCACTCCTGTGCTGGTGCTAGTCTCTCTTGCACTTGGTTTATTTGCTGTAATCACTACTCCAAAGGAAGAGGAGCCTCAGATAGTGGTGCCTATGATAGACATATTCATAAGCTATCCAGGTGCAACACCTGAAGAGGTGGAAAGGAGGGTGGTCACACCCCTTGAGAAAAAACTCTGGGAGCTAAAAGACATAGAGTACATATATTCCGCATCTTCAGAAGGTGGTGCTGTTGTAACAGCAAGGTTCTATGTGGGAACTGATCCCGTAAAAGCTCTGGTAGATTTAAACACCAAAATGATGTCTGCTATGGACCTGGCACCACCTGGCGTTATGCTTCCACCTCTTATAAAACCCAAGTCCATTGACGATGTCCCTATACTAACACTTACTCTCTGGGGCAAGCCTTACGACTGGTACAGTTTGAGGAGGATAGCTTCAACGGTGGAAAACGAGATAAAGAAGATAAACAATGTAGCAGATGTGTTTTTGGTAGGAGGCAGATCGAGGGAGATAAGGGTGATACTTGACCCTGCAAAAATGGCCGCATATCGTATCTCACCCCTTTATGTAGCTCAGGTTATAAAGAGTGCTAACGCTCAAGAAGTTAGCGGGAACTTAACCCAATCCAACAAAGTATATCAGATAAGAACCGGTGAGTTTCTAAAGTCCAAGGAAGATGTAGAAAACATACTTATAAGCGTAGTGGATGGAAAGCCTGTTTATCTTAGGGATGTAGCCACTGTGGTGGATGGTCCTTCTGAGATAAAGGACTATGTGCTTATGGGTTTTGGTCCCAAGGCTGAGGAGAAAGGTATACAGGGAGTTAAGGAAGGAGAGCTATATCCAGCGGTGACCATTGCAGTATCCAAAAGAAAGGGCACAAATGCGGTAAATGTTGCACAAGAAGTCTTAAAATTGGTGGACCATCTTAAAGGTAATGTAATCCCCAAAGATGTAAACATCACAGTTACGAGAAATTACGGAGAGACGGCAAAAGAGAAAGCGGATGAGCTTTTGGAGCATCTTTTTATTGCCACCTTCTCGGTAATACTGCTAATAGCTGTAGCTCTTGGCATCAGAGAGGCAGCTGTAGTAGGTGTGGCGGTGCCCATAACTCTTGCCATAGCCCTCTTTTTGAGCGAGATGTATGGTTTTACCCTAAACAGGGTCACACTGTTTGCTCTCATATTCGCCATAGGTATACTGGTGGATGACGCTATAGTAGTTGTGGAAAACATACACAGGTGGTTTGAGCTAAAACTTGCAAAAACACCAAGGGAGGCAATAGTCAGAGCCACTGACGAAGTAGGAAACCCAACAGTATTGGCAACCTTTACCGTTATAGCGGCACTTATGCCAATGGCTTTTGTAAGTGGACTTATGGGACCATACATGAGACCTATCCCTATAAATGCTTCTGTTGCCATGTTTTTCTCACTGCTGGTAGCTTTCATAGTGACCCCTTGGGCTTCTTACAAGTTTTTAAAGCACGAAGAAAACCACAAAAAGCAGGAAATAGACATAAAGAGCACCACCTTCTGGAAAGTTTATTCCAAAATTATGCTGCCCCTCATAGTTAGCAAGCCCAAAAGGTATGCCTTTTACGGTTTTGTCCTTCTGCTTATGGGACTATCTCTTAGCCTATTTATTACAAAGACTGTAGTGGTAAAGATGCTCCCCTATGACAACAAGAGTGAGCTTCAGATAGTTCTTGATATGCCAGAAGGCACCCCCATAGAGAGGACTCTTGAGGTGGCAAAAGCCATAGGTGATTATGTGTCAAGACAGAGCATAGTAACCGATTATCAGATATATGTAGGTACCGCTTCGCCCTTTAACTTTAATGGTCTTGTAAGACATTACTATTTGAGGCAGAGTAGCAACATGGCAGATATTCAAATAAATCTCATAAACAAGCATGAGCGGATAGAGCAGTCCCATGACTTTGCCAAGAAAATAAGACCTATGGTGCATAAGATAGCACAGCAATACGGAGCTAAGTATGTGGCTGTAGTGGAGGTCCCACCCGGTCCACCGGTGCTTTCCCCCATAGTGGCGGAGGTTTACGGACCTGACCTTAAAGAGCAAGAGAGGTTTGCTAAGGAAGTCCTAAGGGTCTTTGAGGAAACACCTTCCATAACGGATGCAGGTATATACCTGGAAAAACCAGCGCCTATGATAAGGCTCGTCGCAAAGGAGGACAAACTTAAGCTTTCGGGTATAAGCAAAGAAGAGCTGGTACTCACCTTAAGAGCGTTGATAGGAGGTTATCAGGTGGGCTTACTTCAAAGCACAGATACAGAACATGTGCCTATAGTGATAAGGTTTGACGAAAAGTACAGAACCTTGGAGCTTTTGAAAAATCTCAAAATTCCAAACAGAGAGGGCAAGCTTATACCTCTTACGGAGCTGGTTGAGATAAAAGAGGATACAAGGCCGGTTACCATTTACCACAAGAACCTCAGAAGGGTTATATATGTGATAGGTGATGTGGCAGGAAGGGAGGAGGCACCTTTTTACGGTATACTGGATGTGAGAAAAAAAGTACTTAGCCTTCCAAATCCCTACGGAAGCGTAAAAGAGCTTTGGATGTCCTTGCCACTTATAGAGGACAGTATATATGTCAAGTGGGACGGTGAGATGCATATCACCCTGGAAGTTTTCAGGGATTTGGGTCTTGCCTTTGGTGTGGCTCTTTTTGCCATGTATGTGCTTATCCTCGGATGGTTCAAAGACTTTAAGATACCGGGGGTCATAATGGCACCTATTCCCCTAACCTTAGTGGGTATCGTGCCGGGTCACCTTTTGCTTGGTGCTTTCTTCACCGCCACATCCATGATAGGTTTTATAGCCCTTGCTGGCATTATAGTGAGGAACTCCATACTTCTTGTGGACTTTGCCGAGGAAAGGATAAAAGATGGTGTGCCTCCACACTTAGCTGTCGTTGAGGCAGGAGTTATAAGGACTCGCCCCATACTGCTTACAGCTGTTGCAGTTATTGTGGGTGCTTTTGTGATTCTCTTTGACCCAATATTCAATGGTCTTGCCATATCTCTAATATTTGGCACAATAGGATCAACCACTCTCACCTTAGTACTTATTCCCATCATGTACTATGCATCAAAAGTAAAGAAGCTTGCGGTAGTGCCATCACCTGAGGAGGTACAGAAGGACATACTGAGATGA
- the glmS gene encoding glutamine--fructose-6-phosphate transaminase (isomerizing), translated as MCGIIGYAGKNPAVLVLLEGLERLEYRGYDSAGVALIENGRIFVEKKVGKIRELIRSLWGKPLKATVGIGHTRWATHGEPCEINAHPHTDSTGEIAVVHNGIIENYRELKEKLQAQGIQFKSQTDTEVIAHLISLYYQGDLLEAVIKVVPELKGSYAFCVITNREPYRIVGVRYGNPLVVGIGDGENFMASDIPALLPFTRHIIPLSDGEIVDLRIDSVDIYDAEGNRIVKEAINVPWDIISAERGGFKHFMLKEIFEQPRTVGDTIKGYVSRDYLLPFNLRDFRRILILACGTSYHAGLVGSYWMNKYLQTPVEVMYASEFRYADVPVGERDLVIAISQSGETADTRYSALSAKEKGATVLSLVNVMGSALDRESDYTLYTHAGPEIGVAATKTFTSQLAVLYSLAVSHLPDRDRFMEKLSSVPHMMEEVLGEAEQIKKVALKYANRKNMLYLGRYLSYPVALEGALKLKEISYIHAEGYPAGEMKHGPIALIDENMPVLVVVPRDRVYEKVLSNIEEVLTRRGSVISVGFRDDETLTKVSKDLIGVPEVDEDLTPFLTVIPLQLFAYYIADHLGLDVDQPRNLAKTVTVE; from the coding sequence ATGTGTGGCATCATAGGTTATGCGGGGAAAAATCCCGCTGTGTTGGTTTTGCTGGAGGGTTTGGAAAGGCTTGAATACAGAGGTTATGACTCGGCTGGTGTAGCTCTCATAGAGAACGGGCGCATATTTGTAGAAAAGAAGGTGGGTAAGATAAGGGAGCTGATAAGAAGCTTGTGGGGCAAACCTCTTAAGGCTACTGTAGGTATAGGGCATACCAGGTGGGCAACCCATGGCGAGCCTTGTGAGATAAACGCACACCCTCACACTGACTCAACGGGTGAGATAGCAGTGGTGCATAACGGCATTATAGAGAATTACAGAGAGCTAAAAGAGAAGCTTCAGGCGCAAGGCATACAGTTTAAATCTCAGACGGATACGGAAGTTATAGCACACCTTATATCGCTTTACTATCAAGGTGATCTTCTTGAAGCGGTAATTAAAGTGGTACCTGAGCTGAAGGGTTCTTACGCTTTTTGTGTCATAACCAACAGAGAACCTTACAGGATAGTCGGTGTAAGATACGGCAACCCTCTGGTGGTAGGCATAGGTGATGGCGAAAACTTTATGGCTTCGGACATTCCAGCCCTTCTTCCCTTTACAAGGCACATAATACCACTGTCCGATGGGGAGATAGTAGACCTAAGAATTGACAGCGTTGACATATACGATGCTGAAGGAAACAGAATAGTAAAAGAGGCTATAAATGTTCCATGGGACATAATATCTGCGGAAAGGGGAGGGTTTAAACACTTTATGCTCAAAGAGATCTTTGAACAGCCAAGAACGGTGGGAGATACAATAAAGGGTTATGTATCAAGAGATTACCTTCTGCCCTTTAATCTGAGAGACTTTAGAAGAATACTCATTCTGGCGTGCGGTACATCCTATCACGCAGGTCTTGTGGGAAGCTACTGGATGAACAAGTACCTTCAGACACCTGTGGAGGTCATGTATGCCTCTGAGTTCAGATACGCAGATGTGCCTGTAGGCGAAAGAGACCTGGTAATAGCCATATCCCAATCTGGTGAAACAGCAGACACGCGCTACTCTGCCCTTTCAGCTAAGGAGAAGGGTGCAACCGTCTTATCTTTGGTGAATGTGATGGGTAGTGCCCTGGACAGGGAGTCTGACTACACTCTTTACACTCACGCAGGTCCCGAGATAGGCGTTGCAGCAACAAAGACCTTTACATCTCAGCTTGCTGTCCTTTACAGCCTTGCTGTATCTCATCTGCCCGATAGAGACAGATTTATGGAGAAACTATCCAGTGTGCCTCACATGATGGAGGAGGTATTGGGAGAAGCTGAGCAGATAAAAAAGGTAGCTCTCAAGTATGCCAACAGAAAGAACATGCTTTATTTGGGAAGGTACCTGAGCTATCCTGTAGCCTTGGAGGGTGCGCTAAAGCTCAAAGAGATCTCTTACATACACGCGGAGGGGTACCCCGCAGGTGAGATGAAACACGGACCTATTGCTCTCATAGATGAAAACATGCCCGTCTTGGTGGTGGTACCAAGGGATAGGGTTTACGAGAAGGTACTTTCCAATATAGAGGAGGTGCTTACCAGAAGGGGATCAGTGATAAGCGTAGGCTTTAGGGATGACGAAACTTTAACGAAAGTGTCAAAAGACCTAATAGGTGTGCCAGAGGTGGACGAGGATCTTACCCCCTTCCTGACGGTTATTCCCCTACAGCTCTTTGCTTATTACATAGCCGACCACCTGGGGCTTGATGTGGACCAGCCAAGGAACTTGGCAAAAACTGTCACCGTTGAATAA